The genomic region CTCCAATGCGACATCAATCATTTGGAATTCAAAAAAAAAAATATCAACCATTTCAAGTTTTTGGAATTCATAAGCTAGTAAAAGTACATTAGGTCATTAGCTATTAAACATATATACCACTTTTTTCAATACAACATGTCAAGATGAACATGTAGTACTTCAAAATGGTCTGCAAGATCAAAACTAAAACTGACATAAAAAGAAAAAGAAAAAAAAAAGAGACAGAACCCAAATGAATCGATGTTAATTGAATAACACATAGAAGTAGTTGTTTCGATAGTTTTAGGGTAGGAGATTAGATTTCTAATTGTGTATTTTTTTTTTAATAATAGATGTCTGTTTTGATCATTAAACATGCTTAAAGTATTTGATGTGAAACATAAATTAATACGAGTGTGTATTAAGAGATTATAGATGTGTATTTAAAATTACTCCTCATAATATGAGATACAATTGTACAAAAAAAATGAAAAACCAACGCCTAAAGCCGTTCTATAATTTCCATAAAAACTTTCCTTATACATCACGGATGTACATTACTCCATAAAAACCGATTCATATAATTTGAAAAGGAAAATACATTAAGGAAACAGATTGGAAACCCACAATGTAAAACCGTGTGATTGCACATAATGATCTTTTCAATTCTTCTCTCTCATATCTGAAAAAATAATATTCAATATTCTCAAGTCTTCATTCTTCTAGACCCCAAAATACAAAGAGAGAAAGAGAGGGTCTCGGTCTCGCCGGCCACCTTGTAGAGAGGGAAAGCAAGAAAAGAAAGAAAACAATTTGCTCTTCTTTCTTTTTCCTAATCTCTCTCTCTAGAAAAGTCAATTCAATCCTCCCCTCTTCTTCTTCCCTAAAACCCATTTCTTTTATCGAACACAAAACCAACCCCATAACCCAACTTTCTCAAACTCTCCGTCGCTCCCCGATCACAATCCCCAAAACCCATCAATTTTGATCTTCTGGGTTTCTTTGATTTTCGGTAAAGGTTGAATCTTTGGGCGCTAGGGTTTGTTTCTGATGAGTTCCAATACGGCGCCGTCTAGCTCAGCAGCCGCTGGATCTGCCGATTCAGCTGCTACCCGGAGGTCCAAGCGCCCCAAATGTAAGATTCTTATGCTTCTTTTGGGGTTTTGAGTTCGTTTTGGAAATACCCAGATGGTGATTTTGTGTGTTTCTGGCTTTGATGTTGTTCTTATCTGTTGTGTTTATGAGTTTTCTTGAAGTTGATTGTGTATGAGATTGTTAGTGAGTTTTCGAGATAGTTTTCGTGTTCATTGTAGAGAATTAAGAAGACTTAAGTTGTGAAGATTCAAGAAACTAAGCTCCGGTGGTCTTAGAATGCAAAACATTAGTTTAGGGGCATATAATATCTGGCAGAGTAGCATAGATAAAGCACTATTACTGTAATGAAGTCATGGAAGATGTGGTAACTGGTTTTGGAAATCTTTATGTGGTTCCAGTTGACCTATGTGAAAGACTAGTTGATGTGACGTAATACCGATTGCAAAGAACCCCAGTTTAGTGCTTGTTAATTAAGAACCTGGTAGCTAATGTAGAGTATCGGGGACCTATTCTGCTTGGAACAATAGTACACAACAAGACGACACTGATAATTGAGGAATTATTGATGATCTAATGCCAATGGATATGCAGTGTGCATAGAGTTTTCAGCTGATATGTGATCTGACTACAATCAATAGGATATTTTACCATTGTGTTCTTGTTCTTCACTTAATAAGCTTTGAGTGGGAATGCATGTGCAGCAATCAAAAGTCGATCTATGTCTTATTGTTTCTCTTTAGTTTTTAGTAGCCGTATGATTGATCATAGACTGAGAGGTATCGTGAAAATTTAATCCTTTCAGATTCAAGATTTACTCAGCAGGAACTTCCAGCATGCAAGCCAATTCTCACGCCAAAATGGGTAGGCTTTCGAGCAATGAATCATGTGTCTGCCTGATATCCATATACCTGTTAGAATTCCAACTGAACTCTTTATACTCTTGTGGTTGCAGGTAATTTCAGCATTCATGCTTGTTGCAATCGTCTTCATTCCCATCGGAGTTGCTACCCTATTTGCCTCCCGAGATGTATGTTCAAGTGAAACCCATTTGATGCATAACTGTATTATTTTCTAGCTCTACATGTCCTTGATCAGGAGCATCTTTTTATCAGGTTGTTGAAATTGTTGATCGTTATGAAACCGATTGTATACCAGCGTCATCTAGAAGTGATAAGGTCAAATACATCCAGACCGAGGGAGATAAATCATGCAACAGAACTCTGACGGTAAGACCTTCATCAATTAACATCAAAGAACTCTAGTTTCCCTTACATGATTCATATTTATGCAGTAACATGTGCATATGTGAGTTCCCATGTTACTGATGGGTCTCCCTTTCTTTGTGAAGGTACCAAAACACATGAAGCAGCCTATATATGTATATTATCAGCTTGATAATTTCTATCAGAATCATCGCAGGTATGACTACTGCCCTGTCCACATTTTCCAACAGTGTTGAGTTCATATTATTACCGCAACACAGTTTCCTTTTGGAAAATCAACAAGTGTGTTCAATGTAAACGTAAGGCCAAATGTTCATCATGTATAATTGCAACTTGATATTAGGATGTTAATAGGTAGAGGTAAATGACATGTGGTCCAAGGAGTACACTATTTTGTGATCATTTCAGCGTTGGTAAGATGTTTATTCGTTAAATGCAGTAGGAATAACAATATTGGTAACCTTTCTTCTAGCAGATGATACATGTGGTATGCCATGCATCACTTCTATAGTAGCACCTAATTGTATCAATAGTGCAGACATGCATTCATGGGGCTGTTTGCACTGGTTTATTGAACTTTACTGCTTTGGTGATAATAGCTTCATGCCTCAGGTAGTTTGTGATTTTTGGGTTTTTCTAAGTATATTGCTTGCCGAAGTCTAGTGTGTATAAACTAGGAAATATATGCAAATAATTCTCTGATGGTTGCAACATGAATTTGTTAGCTATGGTAGTTGCAACATGAAGCTGATCCTGATGGTGTCCAGTTACAATTTTTTTATTTGTTTTATTTTCCCTGAATACTTGGTTTTTAGATACCTAGATTGTTGTTCATGTGCCCTATTTTTACTGCTACTGCAGCATATTCATACTAGTTTGATTGTGGTGTTCTATATTTCAGGTATGTTAAGAGCCGAAGTGATAAACAGTTGAAAGATCCAAAGTCTGAAAGTGTAGTGGATGATTGTAAGCCTGAAGACAAAAATGGTGTACCCATTGTACCATGTGGGCTCATAGCTTGGAGTTTGTTCAATGACACCTATACTTTTTCCCGCAACCAAAGCGAGCCATTATCGGTGAATAAGAAGGGCATTGCATGGAAGAGTGACAGGGAGCACAAATTTGGCAAAAATGTCTTTCCTAAGAACTTTCAGAATTCAACTCTTAAAGGAGGTGCAACTCTCAATGCATCCATTCCAGTAAGTTATTTGCCACTTCTCTTCTCTACTGTTTGACTTTGTATTTCCATTATTTCTCTTGTGCAATGTTGAAAACTCTGAAACTCCAGTCAATTTTGTATTCTTTGGAATAAGGAAAAGGCTGGTGGTATCAGATACACACATTTTTTCATTAGTTGATTTAACAAACTGCTTTTACAAGAAGGCAAGTGCTTAACCAGTTAAATATGCTTTGTTCAACAGTTGAGTGAGCAGGAGGACCTTATTGTTTGGATGAGAACTGCTGCGTTGCCAACATTCAGAAAATTATATGGGAAGATAGAGGTGGATCTTCAGCAAAATGATGTCATACATGTGTCATTGGAGAACAATTACAACACATACAGTTTCAATGGAAAAAAGAAGCTTGTACTTTCGACCACTAGTTGGATTGGTGGCAGGAATGACTTCCTTGGCATTGCTTATCTCACTGTCGGCGGGTTGTGCTTCTTTCTGGCCATGGCTTTCACAATTGTATATCTTGTTAAACCAAGGTAAAATTCTTAACCAAATATGCGCTGCCTACTTTTAATTGCAAGTATAGGGTAATTGCTCATGCGTGTTATTGGTCTGTGGCTTTTGCTCTCAAGTTATATTTACTTTCTCTTCCTAGGCCTTGCCTTTCCTGTCCCAAACTGGGAATCACCTAATCATGCCTTCACAGCCCTCATTTCAATTCATAATGGCATAGTATCTTTATCAGCAAGGGTCCTAGATAATTTGAGTATGGTCTGGTTCTGGTTGTGATATATGGAACCCTTAAACAATGACCGATCCTCTTCTTTTCAGGCAACTTGGAGATCCTTCGTATTTGTCGTGGAACAGAAATCCAGGAGGGCACTAAGCATGTTTAACTGCTCATATCAACAGCTTGCCAGAGCGTTTCCTGAAGGCCTACTTAATTATGTGTATATTAATGTTATCATCAACATGGGCAGTACATATGATTTCTACAAGCATTTTGGTCATTTGGAGTTTCTTTGTTTTCCCCAGACTGTTGAAAGCGTGACATTATGAACTTCCTGTATAATTTCAGAAATAGTATTGGTTACAAAAAAAGTTTCATCTTGACTGACATTTGATCTTCATCCTGTGTAAAATCGACTGGCATTAGATATTCTTTTATTATTTTTAAAGCACCCTCAGGAGAATGTTGGAAAGGTATTTGCCTTCAGGGTAGGATGGGTCAATTGTATGATCACATGCTGCTCCAGCATCCCTTAGAACGGTTATTTTTCTTCCTGCTGCTGATGCTGCACCCTGATAAAAAAGACAAAAGTAACAACAAATTTCATCGATTGTACAGCAGCAGATCATTTGCCATAAGTAACCAAATTTCATTCTGGAGTTTGGACATAATTGATCTACATCCTGTTATCACATTCTGGTATAACAAAATCCATAATCTTCCAAAAAAAAAAAACTTAATCTTACAACCGCCTGAATTTTTGTAAGTCTATAGACCTGAGTTCTTTGCAGGGTATTCTCAAGTTCTTAACATAATCTAAGATGACAAAGGTACTAGCTGCAGAATAAATAAAGAAAAGAACTTGCCTGAAGAATGCGCAAGAATGTCCCACTTTGGGTCATCGCTCCTGAACACGAACAAGTCATGAGAAGGCCACCTCTCCTTGTCAATTGCATTGCTAATGAATTTAAATTCCTATACATTCCTGATGCATTTTGCAAAACCTGGATTTGATAATGACCAAAAAAGAAGGCATTAAAAAAACTTGCAGAGGAAGCTACTTAAGGGAAACAGTTGGTGTACTCAGGACACTAAACATGGTACACATTACACAGTATGGGCAATATATCATTTTTGAAAGGAGAAGCGCAAGATCCGCAAGTACAAATAAACTCGGAGTCTGCCTGTATGAATGGAAGCAGCTTGAACACATGCTATGATGGAAACAAAGAGTTTTGATTATAGGAGGAACAAAAGACTAGTACCTTCTTTCGTGGTGCTAGTTTAGGAGGATCTAAGATGACAATATCCCATGATTCATTCCTAGAAATTGCCTCCTTCATAAACGCACTTGCATCTTCTTTCACAAATGATAATATTCCAGGATCCATGTTGTTAAGAGCAATATTTTCTTTAGCTAGTTCGATAGCGCCCAATGATGAGTCAACACCTGATGAAATATAACAATTCGAAAAATTTAATTAGCATTCAGGATGCAATCTTAAGATGTCTTGTCCTGATGAATTATCGAGTTCTAGATCTCTTTTGGGAGCAAAAAACCAAACAGTTACAGTATAATTTTCAAGAAAAGAACACAGCAAAAATAGTCTCTCAGGCCAACCATTCTCTTTACTACAGAGGAGGCTTCTACCACACAATACAACTCTCACTGCTATAATGTTACGACTCCATGAATCATAATGAAAATTCTTTCTCCCCTCGCTCAGTATGGAGTTGTCGAACGAAATGCTCACTTAGGTTTTTAAGTCTCAGTCGTCGTTACTGAGGCAGACCAAACAATTGAAATTTGGGACAGAAGTCAATAACCGATGCCAATATAGTAAGTATTGAAACTGGCTTTCAACCAAATTTTATACCTGTTACATTTACAGCACCACCTCGTGCAGCATTTAGAGCAAAACCACCACTATAGCAGCAGATATCGAGAACCTTCTGATTGTCCGAAATTGTTGATACAAACTTACGGTTTTCACGCTGATCAGCATAGAACCCTGTCTTCTGCCCCTCAAGTGAAATGGCATAAAAAATCCCATTTTCCATAACCTAAATTATTGCAAAATCAGAATATGTACATGCAACACATCCTATGCCAAATCAAAGTATAAGTAGAACGGAAATTTATAATCCTATGCCACTTTTGGTCAAGCCACTTTTTATATTGGAATGTGGACAAATCTTACCTTTGTTCTTTGAGGGCAAGTAGATGTATCCATTTCCTTCAAATTTGACACATCCAACCCTTCTTCTTTTAAAATTTCCACAGACGGTCTCCAGTTGATATGATTAATTTCATTGATTCTACCAACACAAGCCTCTATTTCTGCTTTGTACTTCTCAACCCAAGCAGCAGATGATGCAATTACTGCTACATCTCCAAATATGTCAATTATTAGACCTGATAGTCTGTGGTAAAAAAAATCATATCAAACTGAAAATCAGTGAACTAGTATCTCTATAATAAGTCTACATAAATGACAGACAAGAAAATCAAGAATGTTGAAATTAGATATGCACAGGAATTTTCTAACAAAAGACAAGAGAATGGTCATCTCATACTGAACATATATAGCAATGGATCAAGTACAAGAGATGCTGTGAAGTAAGGAGAACACTAATCAAAGTCCGAGAGATATCCTAAAGCTGAATACCTGTCTCCTTCACTATTAACAAGACGAAATGCATTTGTACTAGCTGATGGAATCCCCAAACTCTTACGCAACTCGATAGCTTCATTAATTCTCATCTCAAGCAGTTTCTCCATATTCAATGCGCACGAACAATCCCTGTTACATAAAGATTAGCAACCGCAACATCACTGCAAGTGTGAACATTTCAAACTGCACATATAGACAGTTACCTTGTTGCTTCCTCATCCAGCTGCATAAGCCGAACACAAAACATTGAGGCTGAATTATACATCCCCCACCCTATTGGCTTCTCTGCTCCATCAGCTACTAGCACAACGTCTCCAGTTCTGGGTGGCGGTTTCCCAATTATTCTATCAACTGCTCCGCTGTAGACCATTGGACTTCCATCCTTGAACAGTTGTGTCTTCCCCTTTTTCAGTACTACCCTCGCAACACCTGCCGAGCCGGATCATTTCGCGTTGTGAGTTGAACAAATTTTGGAAAAACAGAAAAATGCAGGACATTTACAAGGACCCATAAGCAAAAACGTTCAAACTTTGAGTGATTGATATCAAAGTAAAGCTACCCTTTAACAATGGAAGGTGAACAGATGGGGAGAGAGGGTGTATATACCTTTGGGGTGAGAAGAAGCGAGTTGTTGAAGGGTGGTGGCGGCGCATGGTAAAGAAGTAGGAGTAGTCAGAGACTTTATCAGGCGGGATGGAAAATGCTGCATCACTTTTCTGAGCTCGGGGCTGGTGAGTGTAACTGGATTTTTGGGTAAATGTCTTCTATGAGCCAAATATAGGTTGCTACCGGGTATGGGTTTGCCCAGATTGTAAATGGGTCGGATTCGTAAACCCTAAAACCTGCTAATTATTTGTCTATTTTTTTTTCTTAGAATATGTTGTATGGTGAGTTGTGACTCGTTACATATTCAAATTTCATTAACATAGTGTGAGAGGTAGATAAATGAATAAATTTCATTTTCTCCCTGTTTGGTTTATCGTATGCAATACTATTCTCTTATATTGTTTGGAAATTTACATGTTGTTTATTTAAAAAGGTTAAAGTACAAGTGAACCAAAATGACAATCCACAATCTAATAAAAAAGTTAAGAAATAAAAACACATATGTGTTACCTGTAACTTTTACGAAATAACATACTTATAGCTATAAAACAGAAGTGCGATTTGTCTTCATGTCTTCTCGAACCTAAACGAAAGGTTAGCTCATTAAAACCTTGTTTGGAACAAATCTTGAAGAACCACTGATTAAAATAGTCTATTTAGTCAAAAAAAAGAGTGGGCAAGTTTTCCGGGTCGGGCTTCTCATCCAATAGTGTTGGACAGAACTACCCATGGTATTGCTCCAAAATCGCACAATATTGGCTTATCATTCGCCTCCGGACCCCAGAGTTTGCCTTATTCACTCACCATTTTCACACCAACACAGTGAGTCTCCATCTTCTCCTTCTTTCTTCTTTCTCTTTCTTTTCGCTATTATCGATTCCTTTCCAAACTAAAGTCGTATTCTTTCCATTGATTTCATAGAAGGTTTTCGCAAATCAAAGCTGCTCATACAGAAAGGAACCGGGCTCAGGTAAAAATCAAAAACCCATCTGTCAGTTCCATAATTTGGTTTATGAATCACAATCTATTATTGAGCTCCCTACATTCCTAAAGGACAAGACTTTAATTCATTATGAGATTTTTTTGGTTTAAGTATTTTGCTTTTGGCAATAGAATTTGGTTAGACTTACATGAGTAACTTTATATGGATTGAACTGGGTCCTGTTTGGCTTAGTTTTTTTATGGGAGGAATTGGGTTTATTGAAGGTTTTATGGGTTGGTGTGTCTGTGTGTGTAATGTGTAGAGACAATTGAGGTAAGAGTCACAAGATGCATAAGGATAAGATTTTCAAGCTCGCCAAGGGATTCAGGGGGAGGGCCAAGAACTGCATCAGGATAGCCAGAGAGAGGGTGGAGAAGGCCTTGCAGTATTCC from Fragaria vesca subsp. vesca linkage group LG3, FraVesHawaii_1.0, whole genome shotgun sequence harbors:
- the LOC101307673 gene encoding ALA-interacting subunit 3-like; the encoded protein is MSSNTAPSSSAAAGSADSAATRRSKRPKYSRFTQQELPACKPILTPKWVISAFMLVAIVFIPIGVATLFASRDVVEIVDRYETDCIPASSRSDKVKYIQTEGDKSCNRTLTVPKHMKQPIYVYYQLDNFYQNHRRYVKSRSDKQLKDPKSESVVDDCKPEDKNGVPIVPCGLIAWSLFNDTYTFSRNQSEPLSVNKKGIAWKSDREHKFGKNVFPKNFQNSTLKGGATLNASIPLSEQEDLIVWMRTAALPTFRKLYGKIEVDLQQNDVIHVSLENNYNTYSFNGKKKLVLSTTSWIGGRNDFLGIAYLTVGGLCFFLAMAFTIVYLVKPRQLGDPSYLSWNRNPGGH
- the LOC101300708 gene encoding ribosomal RNA large subunit methyltransferase I-like, whose amino-acid sequence is MQHFPSRLIKSLTTPTSLPCAATTLQQLASSHPKGVARVVLKKGKTQLFKDGSPMVYSGAVDRIIGKPPPRTGDVVLVADGAEKPIGWGMYNSASMFCVRLMQLDEEATRDCSCALNMEKLLEMRINEAIELRKSLGIPSASTNAFRLVNSEGDRLSGLIIDIFGDVAVIASSAAWVEKYKAEIEACVGRINEINHINWRPSVEILKEEGLDVSNLKEMDTSTCPQRTKVMENGIFYAISLEGQKTGFYADQRENRKFVSTISDNQKVLDICCYSGGFALNAARGGAVNVTGVDSSLGAIELAKENIALNNMDPGILSFVKEDASAFMKEAISRNESWDIVILDPPKLAPRKKVLQNASGMYRNLNSLAMQLTRRGGLLMTCSCSGAMTQSGTFLRILQGAASAAGRKITVLRDAGAACDHTIDPSYPEGKYLSNILLRVL